The genomic segment AAACAGAGCGTATGAGCACCACAATCCAGATTGCGGACACAGGGATATCGCCGGGATCGGGTGTCGGAAACAAAAGGATGGAACTCTCCAAGGCTACAATGGGAATTCCCGTAATAGCAGTGGGGGTGCCGACAGTTGTTGAAGCAGCTACTGTAGCAAATGATGCAATTGACCTTGTTATGGATAGCCTTATAAAGCAAGCGTCAAAAGGCACGGAGTTTTATAACATGTTAAATGAAATTGACAGAAATGAAAAGCATTTATTGATTAGAGAAGTATTGGAGCCATATGTAGGCAATCTTATTGTCACACCTAAGGAAATTGACGATATTATAGAAAGAGTAACAAAGGTTATAGCTAATGGAATTAACATAGCACTTCATGAAGGTATCACTTTAGATGATGTAAACAGATACGTTCATTAAGCTTGTCGCTGTTTTCATGAGATATAATTGTATTTTCATGTGTTAAGCAGTGCAAAATACTACTTAGGCACGATAAAAAATAACTTCCGCTATAAATTTCGCTCATGTGTTGATTTGACTCGTCAACACCCGCTCAAAAGCGGAAGTAATTTTTTAATCATACCTTAATGCAGAGTTGTTATTAATTATATAAACAAGTTACATAAAAAAGAAAGATATAATTACAAAATTAAGGTACCAAAGTTACAATATTCAACTGGATATTGTGATGAAAAAAGTCGATAATTATATATATTGAAATGATCACCCCTTATAAGCAGTTAATAAATCAATGAAAAAAATAAATATATAAAAAAGGTGGGGCCTATGAAAAAAATAATAAAGATAGATTCCTTGTTTATAAGGTCGCTGATAATTTTACTATCGGTATTATTTGTAATACTCAATTCTGCCTTTTTTTTCAATAAGTATATGGTGAGTTCAGGTACTCCGACTTTTAATGATAAAGGCGATAGGGTACAGGTTACCGCACCTGTTAATGAAAAAAGCAGTGAGGATAAAGTACAACCAACACCTATACCTGAAAAAAAAGAGGTAATACTGATGATTGATCCGGGACATGGCGGGGAGGATTTGGGAACATATTTCGGCAATGTACTTGAAAAAACAGTGAACCTTGATATATCCTTAAGATTGGGTAAAATGTTAGAAAGTGACGGTTTGAAAGTTGTTTATACGAGAAAGGACGATTCATCTGTAGGTCTTAGAGAAAGATCTGATATGGCAAATGAAAAGGATGTAACATTATTTTTGAGTATTCACAACAATAATATGCCTGACAACTCCAATTATAAGGGAACTGAGACTTTATACTGTCCTGGGGGAAGCACTGGAAATGGAAAGATAAACGGTGAGCGGCTGGCACAAATCGTTCAGGGAGAACTTATAAAAAGGCTTGGTACAATTGATAACGGAATTATTGCAAGACCCAATCTTTCTGTTTTGCGTAGGACAGAGATGCCTGCAGTGATTGCAGAAATTGCATATATATCAAATTATAGTGACAGAAACAGTTTAAGTACAGCCTACTTCAGACAGGAAACGGCCGAGGCTTTGTATAAAGCTGTAAAAAGGGCACTCGATGAGATGAATGTAAGAAAGGAATCGGATAACAGATGGGTTAAACCTTAAATATTAGGAGGTTTTTTATGGCTAATTACAAATTTGATGCTTCAAAAATGGACGGAATAATAAAAAAAGTTGTTGAGGCGATAAATGGAAGTAAGAAAGAGATTTGTGAAATAGCCGATAGTGCTCGTAAGGAGCATAGAAACCTTGAATCTGAGCTTCATCATTTAAAGATTGAGACTGCCGAGCTTATAAAAGAGGTGGACGAGATTGAAAAGGAACTGCAGATAAGCAGAAAAAAGCTGATGGCGGTAAATAAGAATTTTGAAAAATATTCACAGGAAGAGCTAAAGCAAGCATATGAAAAAGCCGATAACTTACGTATAGAGCTTGTAATAAAACGGGAAAAAGAAAAATACTTCGTAAAAAGAAGGAATGATCTGGAAGTTAGAATTAAAGAGGTACTTAGGACAGTTCAGAAGGCTGATAATTTGATGGCCCATGTCGGTGTTGCAATGGAATACCTGTGTGGTGATTTGATAAATCTGGGAAATCAAATAGAAGACATCCAGCAGAGGCATGTGTGGGGTATAAGAATTATAAAAGCACAGGAAGATGAACGCCAGAGAGTGGCAAGGGAAATTCATGATGGTCCTGCACAGTCCATGTCCAATGTCGTTTTAAAGGCTGAGATTTGTGAGAAGCTTATTGATGTAGATGTGGAAAAAGCCAGGCTTGAGCTTCAGAACCTGAAAAGGATAGTCAGGGATAGTCTTGTTGATGTAAGAAAAATAATTTATAACTTGAGGCCTATGTCCCTCGATGATCTAGGGCTTGTGCCTACTCTCCAAAGGTTTACATCAACTTTTCAGGATGAAAACAAAATAGATATACAATTTAAATCAAGGGGAAGCATAAGTGAAATTAGATCTGTAATTTCCCTTACAGTTTTCAGAATAGTTCAGGAAGCATTAAATAATATAAGGAAACATGCCAAGGCAAATAGTGTGGTAATCAACATTGAATTTCTCGAAGACAAGCTGAGGATTTCAATTATTGATGACGGTATCGGCTTTGATGCAGAAAACATTAAGGTTAGGCACGACATAGACGGAGGTTTCGGTCTATTCAGCATGAAGGAAAGAGTGGAGCTCTTGGACGGGGAATTTAGTATAAATTCACGTTTGGGTTCTGGTACCAGGCTAAGTATAATGATACCTTTAACTCAAAATAAGGGGGATGCAGATGAAAAAAATTAGGGTTCTGATTGCAGACGATCATCATATGGTGAGGCAGGGAATTAAGCAGATACTGGAACTTGAAAATGACATTGAGGTTGTATCCCAGGCTTCAAACGGCGAAGAGGCTGTAAAGCTTGCAAGGGAATTTAAGCCCGATGTAATTCTTATGGATATCAATATGCCTGGTATGAATGGGCTGCAAGCAATCGAGGAGCTGAAAAAGGATGAGGGTGTTTATAAGGTTGTGGTACTGACCATACACCAAGATAGAGAGTATTTATTTAAAACAATACAGCTTGGAGCCGAGGGCTATGTTTTAAAGGATGCTGAGGCTTCTGTTCTGATAGAGGCAATACGAACAGTATCGGAGGGAAACTCATACATACAGCCCAATATGACAAGTGAGCTGGTGAGAGAATTCACCAGGATTTCTACTCATTCAAGGAGCAAAGAGGAAGAAAATGTTCTGACTTCAAGAGAAATTGAAGTTATAGGCCTCATAGCAGAAGGACTCATTAACAAGGAGATAGCCAAGAAGCTTTATATAAGCGAAAAAACAGTGAAAAACCATGTTTCAAATATATTTAAGAAGCTGAATGTATCAGATAGGACCCAGGCTGCAATCTATGCATTCAAGCACAATATCAAGGCCTGACAGGCGAAGATGGGAATATAAAGTTAATAGTAATATAGAACTAGAGAATAGGAATAACCTATTCTTTTTTATAGGCATTAAATACCCACAAATTAAGTCCTAATGGCGTATGGAAGGTGAAGCCTGATAGATTTATAATTAAATTATGATGAAGGGCACGATAATAAATAGGTTTTAAAAATTGAAAGGTGGAATTTCTTATGATTAAAATGTATATGGATTATTTAAAGGCTTATACTCACAGTAAAAAAGGGCAGGGTATGGTAGAGTACGGACTCATTATATCATTGATAGCGGTAGCTGTAATTGCTGCTCTTGTTGTCCTTGGACCTAAGATTGCAGACCTGTTTAACAATGTATCCAACAATATGAATTAAAATTTCTTTTTGTATAAATATGTAAATTATAAAAACTTATTAAATATCATAGCCCTATCTGCGGAACGGCCAAAGGGTTGCTTCCGATTAGGTAGGGCATAAAATTTAACTAAGGGATGGTTTTATGGAAGTAAAGTTTACTTCGGCAAAAAAGGGACAGGCTGTTGTTGAGACAGCATTGGTACTGCCCATTGTGATTTTGATACTGATGGGGATTATAGACTTTGGGATAATGTTTAATAATTATATAGTTCTAAGCAATGCATCAAGGGAATGTGCCAGAAAAGCTGCAGTAGGCGGGACTGATACAGAAATTATAAGCCTTGCAAATGACCTTACAAGGACAATGAACTCATCTAAGAGATCTATAACCATTTATCCTTCGGAATATTACAGGAAAAAAGGAGAACAGGTTTCAATTACCGTTGAATATGACAATGTACTGATTACACCGGTAATCAGTGCTATTTTAAATAAATCGGTTCATCTTAAGGCTAAAACTGTGATGAGAGTTGAGTAATTGAGGAGGGGCATTATGGAAACTGTAAACAGGAAAATAATTTTAGTCGCTTTAATGATGGCTTTCATTACTACATTCTTAATTTATTTTTACATAAAGGATGGAACAGCCAAAACCCAGGTTGTTAAGGAAGATACCATAAAGGTTTTTGTTGCAGCCAAGACGCTTCCGGTAAAACACAAGATAGTTGAGGGAGATTTCAAAATTCAGGATGTTCCCAATAAGTTTGTCAGTAAGAGTGCTATAAAGGATGAAAAGGAGCTAGTAGGCAAGATGACAAGGGACACAATTCTTGAAGGAGAGCAAATAGTAAGTGATAGGTTGGTAGGCGATGACAAGACCGATCTTGTATATAGTGTACCTGAGGGTAAAAGGGCTTTGAGTATCAACGTCAATGAGCAGATTGCTGTTTCAAACCTTATAAGGCCAGGTGATTATGTTGATATAATTGCAAACTTCGAAAAGGAAGAGATTGAAGACCGGGATGATGTAACAATATATCCAAGGATGACAAAAACTGCATTGGAAAATATATTGGTTCTTGCTCTTGGGCAGGAACAGAATATTGAAATGAATGAGGGTGAAAAGGTTACCCAGACTGCTAAAACGGTAACCTTTGCATTAACGCCTGAAGAGGCTGAGCGGCTGGTTTATGTAAGTGAATTTGCTACATTGCGTCTTGCATTAAGATCAGTTGGAGACAACAGCACTAAAAAAACACAGGGAGTAACACGGACAGATGTTACATCGGAGAGGAACTCAAAAGTTGTGCCTTACAGCCGCCGTGAGGCGGATAAACTGCCGCAGGAAACTGTAAAAGGCAGGTAACTGGGATAGGAGGAAGGTTATGGAGAAAATCAGGGTTGTAATAGTTGATGATTCTGAGGAAACCAGGAGCAATATTAAAACTATTCTGGCTTTTGAAAAGAGGTTTGAGGTAATGGGCGAAGCCGAGAATGGTGCAGAAGCGGTTAATATCGCAAAAGAATTAAGGCCTGATGTGATTTTGATGGATATAAATATGCCTGTAATGGATGGAATTAAAGCTACTTCGATAATAAGTATAGAGTGTCCCGAAACCAGTGTTATAATAATGTCGGTTCAAGGAGAGCAAGAGTACTTGAGAAAGGCTATGTCTGCCGGTGCCCGCGAATTTATTACAAAACCTTTTTCCAGTGATGATCTGATTATCAGTATAATAAATACTTATGAAACAGAGGCAAAGAGGAAGGAAAACATCGGAATCAACAGGGTCCAAGAGGAAATAAAGTCAAAGGTTATTACCGTATTCAGCACTAAAGGCGGAGTCGGTAAAACAACAATATCATCAAATCTTGCCGTAAGCATTGCCAGGTCCACAAAGAAGAGGGTTGCTCTTTTGGACCTTGATCTGCAGTTCGGAGACATTGCCATTATGCTTAATGTCACAATTAAAAATACAATAAGCGATCTTATTAAAGAAATAAACATGCTGGATGCAAATCTTCTAGATGATTATCTTGTTACCCACTTTTCGGGGGTTAAGGTGCTGCCTGCACCTCTTAAACCTGAATATGCAGAGTACATAACATCCTCCCATGTTGAAAAGATTATAAAAGTCCTCAAGGAAAATTATCATTACATTATTATTGATACATCTGCAAGCTTCCATGAAACGGTATTGACATCCCTTGACTTGTCGGACAAGATTCTCCTTGTCTCAACGCTTGATCTTCCTACAATAAAGAATATCAAGTCCGGCCTGGACATTATGGAATCGCTGCACTATTCAAAAGAAAAGACAAAAATTGTGTTAAATAAGGCTTCAGAGCAATTTGGCATCAAATATAAGGATTTTGAAGAAACTTTAAAGCACACAATCTGGTCCTATGTACCTGAGGACAGTGCCACAGTCATAACATCCGCCAACAAGGGATTTCCATTTGTAATGACCAGAACGGATACGAAGGTTGCAAAA from the Pseudobacteroides sp. genome contains:
- a CDS encoding N-acetylmuramoyl-L-alanine amidase — its product is MKKIIKIDSLFIRSLIILLSVLFVILNSAFFFNKYMVSSGTPTFNDKGDRVQVTAPVNEKSSEDKVQPTPIPEKKEVILMIDPGHGGEDLGTYFGNVLEKTVNLDISLRLGKMLESDGLKVVYTRKDDSSVGLRERSDMANEKDVTLFLSIHNNNMPDNSNYKGTETLYCPGGSTGNGKINGERLAQIVQGELIKRLGTIDNGIIARPNLSVLRRTEMPAVIAEIAYISNYSDRNSLSTAYFRQETAEALYKAVKRALDEMNVRKESDNRWVKP
- a CDS encoding sensor histidine kinase, with the translated sequence MANYKFDASKMDGIIKKVVEAINGSKKEICEIADSARKEHRNLESELHHLKIETAELIKEVDEIEKELQISRKKLMAVNKNFEKYSQEELKQAYEKADNLRIELVIKREKEKYFVKRRNDLEVRIKEVLRTVQKADNLMAHVGVAMEYLCGDLINLGNQIEDIQQRHVWGIRIIKAQEDERQRVAREIHDGPAQSMSNVVLKAEICEKLIDVDVEKARLELQNLKRIVRDSLVDVRKIIYNLRPMSLDDLGLVPTLQRFTSTFQDENKIDIQFKSRGSISEIRSVISLTVFRIVQEALNNIRKHAKANSVVINIEFLEDKLRISIIDDGIGFDAENIKVRHDIDGGFGLFSMKERVELLDGEFSINSRLGSGTRLSIMIPLTQNKGDADEKN
- a CDS encoding response regulator transcription factor; the encoded protein is MKKIRVLIADDHHMVRQGIKQILELENDIEVVSQASNGEEAVKLAREFKPDVILMDINMPGMNGLQAIEELKKDEGVYKVVVLTIHQDREYLFKTIQLGAEGYVLKDAEASVLIEAIRTVSEGNSYIQPNMTSELVREFTRISTHSRSKEEENVLTSREIEVIGLIAEGLINKEIAKKLYISEKTVKNHVSNIFKKLNVSDRTQAAIYAFKHNIKA
- a CDS encoding Flp family type IVb pilin codes for the protein MIKMYMDYLKAYTHSKKGQGMVEYGLIISLIAVAVIAALVVLGPKIADLFNNVSNNMN
- a CDS encoding TadE family protein — translated: MEVKFTSAKKGQAVVETALVLPIVILILMGIIDFGIMFNNYIVLSNASRECARKAAVGGTDTEIISLANDLTRTMNSSKRSITIYPSEYYRKKGEQVSITVEYDNVLITPVISAILNKSVHLKAKTVMRVE
- the cpaB gene encoding Flp pilus assembly protein CpaB gives rise to the protein METVNRKIILVALMMAFITTFLIYFYIKDGTAKTQVVKEDTIKVFVAAKTLPVKHKIVEGDFKIQDVPNKFVSKSAIKDEKELVGKMTRDTILEGEQIVSDRLVGDDKTDLVYSVPEGKRALSINVNEQIAVSNLIRPGDYVDIIANFEKEEIEDRDDVTIYPRMTKTALENILVLALGQEQNIEMNEGEKVTQTAKTVTFALTPEEAERLVYVSEFATLRLALRSVGDNSTKKTQGVTRTDVTSERNSKVVPYSRREADKLPQETVKGR
- a CDS encoding response regulator, translated to MEKIRVVIVDDSEETRSNIKTILAFEKRFEVMGEAENGAEAVNIAKELRPDVILMDINMPVMDGIKATSIISIECPETSVIIMSVQGEQEYLRKAMSAGAREFITKPFSSDDLIISIINTYETEAKRKENIGINRVQEEIKSKVITVFSTKGGVGKTTISSNLAVSIARSTKKRVALLDLDLQFGDIAIMLNVTIKNTISDLIKEINMLDANLLDDYLVTHFSGVKVLPAPLKPEYAEYITSSHVEKIIKVLKENYHYIIIDTSASFHETVLTSLDLSDKILLVSTLDLPTIKNIKSGLDIMESLHYSKEKTKIVLNKASEQFGIKYKDFEETLKHTIWSYVPEDSATVITSANKGFPFVMTRTDTKVAKAIMSMADELTIEKAQVQKEKSSIKKLLGIY